From one Physeter macrocephalus isolate SW-GA chromosome 18, ASM283717v5, whole genome shotgun sequence genomic stretch:
- the DRD4 gene encoding D(4) dopamine receptor, producing MGNRSAADADGLLAGRGPGTGGGAGGPGAAAALAGGVLLIGAVLAGNSLVCVSVAAERALQTPTNYFIVSLAAADLLLALLVLPLFVYSEVQGGVWLLSPGLCDALMAMDVMLCTASIFNLCAISVDRFVAVAVPLHYNRQSRGGRQLLLIGATWLLSAAVAAPVLCGLNDARSRDPSVCRLEDRDYVVYSSVCSFFLPCPFMLLLYWATFRGLRRWGAARRAHLHGRAPRRPSGPGPPPPDGIPPPDAAPPPDGIPAPDAAPPPDATPASDAVVPSDAMPAEPPLRARRRRRAKITGRERKAMRVLPVVVGAFLLCWTPFFVVHISRALCPTCAVPPRLVSAVTWLGYVNSALNPVIYTIFNAEFRTVFRKALRLRC from the exons CATCGGCGCGGTGCTCGCAGGGAACTCGCTCGTGTGCGTGAGCGTGGCGGCCGAGCGCGCCCTGCAGACGCCCACCAACTACTTCATCGTGAGCCTGGCGGCCGCCGACCTCCTACTCGCCCTGCTCGTGCTGCCTCTCTTCGTCTACTCCGAG GTCCAGGGCGGCGTGTGGCTGCTGAGCCCCGGCCTCTGCGACGCGCTCATGGCCATGGATGTCATGCTGTGCACTGCCTCCATCTTCAACTTGTGCGCCATCAGCGTGGACAG GTTCGTGGCGGTAGCCGTGCCGCTGCACTACAACCGCCAGAGCCGCGGCGGCCGGCAGCTGCTGCTCATCGGCGCCACGTGGCTGCTGTCGGCAGCGGTGGCGGCACCCGTGTTGTGCGGCCTCAACGACGCGCGCAGCCGCGATCCCTCCGTGTGCCGCCTGGAGGACCGCGACTACGTGGTCTACTCGTCCGTGTGTTCCTTCTTCCTGCCCTGCCCGTTCATGCTGCTGCTCTACTGGGCCACGTTCCGGGGCCTCCGGCGCTGGGGGGCAGCCCGCCGCGCCCACTTGCACGGCCGTGCGCCCCGCCGCCCCAGCGGCCCCGGCCCGCCGCCCCCCGACGGCATCCCGCCCCCCGacgccgccccgccccccgacGGCATCCCGGCCCCCGACGCTGCCCCGCCCCCCGACGCCACCCCAGCCTCGGATGCCGTCGTGCCCTCGGACGCCATGCCGGCCGAACCCCCGCTGCGGGCCCGCAGGAGGAGACGCGCCAAGATCACGGGCCGGGAGCGCAAAGCTATGAGAGTCCTGCCTGTGGTGGTCG GGGCCTTTCTGCTGTGCTGGACGCCCTTCTTTGTCGTGCACATCTCCCGGGCGCTGTGTCCCACGTGCGCCGTGCCCCCGCGGCTGGTGAGCGCGGTCACCTGGCTGGGCTACGTCAACAGCGCCCTCAACCCCGTCATCTACACCATCTTCAACGCCGAGTTCCGGACCGTCTTCCGCAAGGCTCTGCGCCTCCGCTGCTGA